TGAATTAGGCTTTGCAGATGGTGTTCGCGCGCTTATGCGTCAAGACCCAGACATTATTATGATTGGGGAAATTCGTGATCAAGATACAGCGAATATGGCCATTCAGGCGGCACTCACAGGTCATTTAGTATTATCAACACTACACACCAATGATGCGCCGTCTAGTTTGACTCGATTGCATGATTTGGGTGTGCAGCCATTTTTAACAGCAGCAACTATTTTAGGTGTTCTCGCACAGCGTTTAGTGCGACAGCTTTGTCCGCACTGCAAGCTACAAACTCATATTAATGAGGATGAGTGGCAACATTTAACATTCGACTACATTATGGAAATGCCAGAAAAAGTTTATCACGCAGTAGGGTGTGAACAATGTCGTCATACAGGCTATAAAGGGCGAGTCGGTATTTATGAATTTATGCCGGTCAGTCTTGAGCTTAAGCATCTTATTAGTAGCCATATGACATTAAATGATTTGAGAACGCAAACTAAAAAAGAAGGTATAGAACCCTTAAGAATTGCGGGTGCTCGTAAGGTAATTGATGGTCTTACAACATTAGAAGAGGTATTGCGGGTTGTGCCATTAAATTAAGTTTTTCTTAAGATTCACCTCATTTATGCTTGATTTAATTGCTTTATCCCAAGAGGACACCGTAAACAGAGGGTAATCATATGAAAATACTTAAAGCAATACTAATGACTACAGGTCTAACAGCGGCTGGTGTGTCTATAGCAAATACACCTGTGAATCAGGCAGCAATTGCTCCAGCAACTCTCACAACTGTTAAGCATGCATTAACGGCAAAAGATAATACACCAGTAAAAGTACAGGGTCAGGTTGTAAAATCTTTAGGTGATGAAAAATACCAATTTCGTGATAAGACAGGTAGCATTACAATTGATGTAGATGATGAACTTTGGCAGGGTCGTCCTATTTCACCAAATACAACTGTGACTTTAATTGGTGAAGTAGACATCGACTATAAACCTTTAAAACGTGTAGAAATTGAGGTCGATCAAGTTCAGTTCTAATTCATTGATCTCTGAATCTACTACTTTTAGCCGCATTTAAATGATGCGGCTTTGCTTTTTTTATAAAGGCTTGGCAAGATTAAAACAGCATATAACAGGAAAAATAGATGAGAATTTTGCTTGCAGAAGATGATCGCTCTCAAGCTGAAAGTATTCAATCATGGTTAGAGTTAGATGGTTATCAGGTCGATTGGGTAGAAAGAGGTGATTATGCGCTTACGGCAATCGAACAGCATGACTATGACTGTATTTTACTTGATCGGGGACTGCCGCAATTAGCGGGTGAAAAAGTTCTAACAACGATCCGTTATAAACAAAAAAATGTTCCTGTTATTTTTATTACCGCACGTGACAGCATTCATGATCGAGTAGAAGGACTAGATTTAGGCGCAAATGATTATTTGGTTAAGCCTTTTAGTTTAGAAGAACTCTCTGCCCGAATTCGCGCTCAATTGCGTAAACAAACTTTAAGTCAGCAATCGATTTTAACGTGGGGTGATTTGCAACTTGATACACAAGCGAAAGTTGTATTAAGCGCTGGAAAATCTATTGATTTAACTGCAAAAGAATTCCAAATATTACGTAAGCTGATGGTTCATCCTGAACATATTATTACCCGTGATCAATTAGAAGAAGCACTCTATGCATGGGGTGAGGAAATTGAAAGTAACGCCATCGAAGTATTTATTTATCAGCTTCGAAAAAAAATCGGAAGTAGCTGCATTAAAACCATACGGGGGCTAGGTTACCGTATGGGAGATTTAAAATGAAATCGAATCGCTCATCTTTGCAGTCGCAACTGGTTAAAACCACCATGTGGAGTAGTGTGGTGGTGGGCTTGGTGGCTTTAAGCTTACTTACCATATTTTCTGTTTATCACAACATGTCAGTTCAAGACGAAATCATGGATGAAATTTCAGACACTTTACTGGTTTCTGATCTGTCAAAACATTCTATGAAACAGTTTGATCAGCTCAGTGATGAATTTGATATTCAGTATGAGTTATTAAGCTCTGGGCAATTACTTACTCATTCTCATAGTTATCAGCATGAACTTTTTGAACAAGGAAAGTTATCTGAAGGTTTTTCATATTTTTGGTTTGATGGTCAATTATGGCGTAGTCTGGCTGCACAACAAGAAGACTCTCAACTAGAAGTTGAAGTCTTTCAGCCAATGAGTACCCGTATTGAAGAAGTACTCAAAGCACTTGCAGGCTATAGCGGTCTTATGGTGTTGTTCTGGTTGCTGCAATGGGTCATTGTAAGTTGGCGTACGGAGCAACAATTGGCTGCGCTAAATTTACTTTCTATACGTATTGCCCAAAAAACAGCTTCAAATTTAGAACCAATTCAAGATCCAGATGTCATTACCGAAATTCAGCCTGTGATTGATGCTTTAAACCAATTACTTGCAAGATTGCAAAGAGCATTAGTGGCTGAGCAACGTTTTACGGCAGATGCTTCCCATGAGCTACGTTCTCCGTTGTCTGCCATACAAATGCGTCTTCAAGTTTTACAGCGTAAATATCAACATGTTCCAGAACTTCATCAGGACTTTGAGCGCATACAAGAGGACGTTTCAAGAAGTACAAAAGTACTTGAAAACCTACTCCTTCTTGCTCGCCTAGAACCCAATGAAGCAGAGCAGCCACAACTTCCTAAAACAGTTATCGATTTAAATTACTTATTGGCTAGAGTCATTGAAACTGTAACTTTAGATGCGAATGCTAAACAGATGTTGATAGAGACAAATACCTTATCGACAGAAACTAAAACCTTTGCGAATGAAGAATTACTGTTTATTGCTTTTAGAAATTTATTTGATAATGCCATTCGTTATAGCCCGACTTTAGGTTCTATTCATGTTGAGATTAGTCAGGACGAACAGCAAATTAAGGTCGCTATAGAGGATACAGGAAATGGTGTAGATGATGAGGTATTGCAACGTTTAGGGCAGCGTTTTTTTCGAGTATTAGGTACTCAGCAGCAAGGTTCAGGGTTGGGAATTTCAATTACTCGAAAAATTATTGAGTTGCACAATGGTGAATTGCATTTTATGCATGCTGAACAGGGTGGTTTGAGGGTAGAGGTTAATCTTCCATTATAAAAAATAGCATGGTTACCCATGCTATCCATTTTTTGTTTTCCCACGAATATTATTGAAACGCGAGTGTATTTTTTATTTAGTTAAAATTAGACGATTGTTGCGAGTGAGGCGTAAACGATATTCCTCGCCAGCATGCATAATGCGGATTTCACGGCCTAATGCAAAGAGGTTGTTAGAATGTAACATTGGTAAGGCATGAGCTGTTTCATTGTTACGAGTAAATAAGCTAAAAGGTGCGTTCATTTGTTGTGCTCCGTGGTATGTTCTTGAACGATTTAAATGATAATCATTATCGAATAGGTCTGTCAATGAGATTTTAAAAAATTTATAAAATGATAAAATTTGCTTACACTTGAGAAAAATTTTAGAGAGTAGAAAAATGCCCAAACCGATAGTCGATGTCGCTATAGCAATCTTGATCCATCGTGGAAAAATACTGGTTGGATGGCGCGAAGAGCAGCAACATCAAGGTGGAAAGCATGAGTTTCCTGGAGGAAAGGTTGAGCAGGGTGAAACACCTGAAGAAGCCTGTCGCCGTGAAATCTATGAAGAAGTGGGTATTGGTTTAAAAGATTGGCACCAATTTAATTATATTCACCATGAGTATGATGACATTATCGTCAATTTACATTTATTCCATAGTTATGTGCCTGATGAACTATTAAATCTTATTCATCAACCATGGGCATGGTATACACGTGAACAGTTACTTTACTTAAACTTTCCAAAAGCGAATAAAGACATCATAAAACGACTTTATTGGCCTCATTTCATCAAAATTAGCAATACGCTTACATCGGTAGGAAGCAGTGATGCTTTATTGTATTGGCGTATAGAAGATGAATCTGACCAGCAATCAATAGAGCAATTAAGCACTTTAGATGAAAATCAGTTATCAAACTTAATTATTAATGTAGATATCTGGCAGCAGTTGAGCCCTGAATTAAAAAAACAGATTAAGACTGTTCATTTAAAACAATCTCAGCTCATGAATTTGCATAAAGGCGATTTAACAATGGGCGTGCGTTATATTGCCGCTTGTCATGATGCAGTTTCTTTAAAGCAAGCTGAGCAGATTGGTTGTGATGCTGTTTTTATTAGTCCTGTAAAGCCAACAACGACTCATCCAGAAGCTGTGGCATTAGGTTGGGAACGTTTTGCAGATCTAGCTCAAAATAGCCATATTCCAGTTTTTGCATTAGGAGGAGTGCATCCTGATGATTTAGCTACTGCACAGCAGCATGGTGCATATGGTTTAGCAGGCATTCGTAATTTCTAATAAAAAAATAAATAAGCATTAAAAGCTAGAGCGCTTTTAATGCTTGTTGCGCTTCTTGAACAGTTTTTTGATTATTACGTTGTTGTCCAGCTTTTAAAATGGTCAACCAAAGTTGCTTTTTCATCGCCTGACTTTGGGCAAAACTCAAACCACGTCGTGCTAAAGACTCAGCATTAGAATATTGCTGTTTATGATTTGCCGTAAGGGCAAGAAATAAGTAAGTCTCAGCCGCTTGTGGTGCTAAACGCTGTGCCTGAAGTGCATAGCGTTCAGCCTCTGACCATTGCTGGTTTTTGTAAGCTTGCTGTGTTTTCTGCATTAATACTTTAAATGCAGGTAATTGACTTCCATCATCATTAAAGCGTTGAAGCTTCTTTTGCTGAGGAACAATCACCTGTAAATTTTTGCGTTGAATTTCTGGATGTTCATAAGGTGTAATTTTTACACCTGATGGAGTTTCCGTATTTTTCTTCACTGGTGGAGTAGGTGTTTTCTCTTTGGATTCAGAATGATCAGGCAAAGTTGTACAGCCGACCATAAGAACAGCACCAATATAAAAAACACCTTTCTTCAACATATCCTAATTTCCTGTTTACGCTTAGTTGTTATAACTACCAGTTGAAATTACACGTGAATTATTTGACAGATCTTGTTGCATCTGACTTTCACTTTCACGAATATAACTGTCGGTATTATCATCCTGAGAGTCAGGCGTTGTGTTATCACTTTGTGGCGTATATGTTGGATCAACTTGATAATAAGGTGCGCCACATGGCGTAGCACGGTGCGGAACTGTATGCGTTAGCATCGGAATATACATAGCACCATCACAAGCCTGAGCAGATAAATCACCCGTTGCACGATCAATCCACTGCCACTGTACAGTGTCTGGTTGACGTATATTCACAGGAGTTTGACGTAACTGTTTCATCACGTTAGTCCATACTGGCAATGCACCAGATGAACCAGTTAATCCTGTTACTTTATTGTCATCTAAACCTAACCATACTACAGCGACATGGTTACCCGAATAACCAGCAAACCATGAGTCACGTGTATCGTTAGTCGTACCTGATTTACCCGCCAATTTTAAAGCTGGAGATAAGCTGCTATAGGCTGAACGACCAGTACCCGAAGACATAACCTGTTGTAAACCGTAATTCATAATATAGCCAACAGATGGATCAATCGTTTGTTGAACATTCAGGCCATAACGGTCAAGTAAACGACCATTCGCATCTACCACAGACCGAATTGCACGAGTTGGATATTTAAAGCCGCCTGTAGCGAAGTTTTCATAGATTCCGAGCACTTCCATTGGTGACATATTGACTGCCCCAAGGAAAATAGAAGGGTAGGCAGGAATCGTTGATTCAACACCAAACTTTCTTAGATTATTGGTAAATGTTGATAAACCAAACTCTTGACCCAAACGTACAGCTGATAGGTTGTATGAGTTTGCTAATGCTTCACTCAGACTCACTACACCATGTCCACCACCACTATAGTTTTTAGGTGTCCAGCTTTTACCACTATCTACAGGAACACTGATTGGAGCATCTTCAATTTGGCTTGCCCAATTATAACGTCCAGATTCGATAGCACTTAAATAAATCACAGGTTTCAATAAAGAACCGACTTGACGTTTCGCATCTAAAGCACGGTTAAAACCAGTAAAATCTTGTGTAGAACCAACTGCCGCAACGAGCTCGCCATTTTCAGGATGTGCAATCAGTACAGCACCTTGTAAATTTTTCAAACGTGCTGGGTTGCTGTTGGCTAAGCGATCTACTGAAGCTTTAAACGCGTTTTGAACTTGGGTTTGAGTAATTGGGTCTAAGGTCGTAAAAATACGTAAGCCTTGATTGGTTAAATCACTTTCTTGATATTCTGTGCGCAATTGACGACGCACAATATCTAAAAAGTCTGGGAACTTTGCAGGCCCTAAACTTGGTTTACTTAACACATTTAAAGGACGTGCAATTTCATCTTCATATTCGGCTTGAGTTAAATAACCCATCACACGCATGTTATTTAACACAGTGTCACGGCGTTTTTTTGCACCTTCAGGGTTTTTCCAAGGATTATATAAAGAAGGGCCTTGAACCAAACCGACTAAATAAGCTTGTTGTGCAACGCTAAGCTCACGTAATGGTAAACCAAAATAAAATTGTGAAGCCAAACCATAGCCATTAATTGAGTAGCTACCATTTTGGCCTAAATTCACTTCATTTAAATAGGCTTCTAAAATTTCATCTTTGCTGTAATGCAGCTCGATGAGTAAAGCCATTAATGCTTCATTGACTTTACGTTTTAATGTGCGTTCAGGAGTGAGGTAGAAGTTTTTAACTAATTGTTGAGTCAGGGTTGAACCACCTTGACGCTTTCCACCCGTAACATTACTAACCAATGCACGAGCTGTACCGCGAATTGAAATACCATGATGATGATAAAAATTGCGGTCTTCTGTAGAAATTAAAGCTTCAATGAGTGGTTTAGGGACATTATTCAGTTTAATGAGTACGCGGTCTTCATTGTGTTGAGGATAAATTCCTCCAATGAGTAACGGTTCTAAGCGTGCAACGCCGGTTGAAGAAGGTTTGGTACTTCGTACTTCAACAACTTGATCATTTGCAAAACTTAACTCTAAGACTTGTTCAGGTTCAACACTGTCACCGTAGTCAAAACCACGTGTGTGGATATACATATTGCTGCCTTGAGCAACATAACTTCCAGACTTGTCATAATTACTTGAAGTTTTGTAACCCAATAGCTTTAATTCTTGAGTAAAATTTGCTTGAGAAATAGGCGCGTTGTTATAAATTTCCAAAGGGCGTGCAAACACTTTGGCAGGAATATCCCACCGCTGTCCTTCAAATTTTTCACGGATAATATTATCTAAACGAATCAGATAGATACTAAGAGCAATAAAAGCACCAATGATCAAAATGGAAAAGATTAGTGCAAAGAAACCGATACCACGTTCAAACTTCATAAAAATGAGATAAAACCCTAACAATGCCTGTAATGATGCGATAGCTTGTCATCAATTTGCAATGATAAAACTGTGAATAATTGGAAAAGTTAGATTGAATTTTACAGCATCTTGTAGTTATGTTTTTTTAAATTAATCGGGTTAATGTTATTATAGGCAAGTATCGCAGCGGAGCTTACTCATTCGTGCAAATTTCACATAAGTCCTTCAGAAACGTCGGGTTAATCGGTCGACCAGATAAATCATCAGTTGTAGAAACACTCTGTTTAATTCATGATCATTTATTGAACTTAGGTTTGAACCCCATTTTTGATCAGGAAACAGCCGAATTAGTGCCTTATGATCATGCACAGATAGTAAGCCGTCATTTATTAGGTGAAGTTGCTGATTTAGTTATTGTGGTTGGAGGAGATGGTTCTTTACTCCATGCTGCAAGGGCTTTGGTTCGTTACAATACGCCTGTAATTGGTATCAACCGTGGACGGTTAGGTTTTTTAACTGATATCAAACCTTCAGAAGCTATTTTTAAACTTGATCAAGTCCTTCAAGGGCATTTTCAACTTGATCGCCGTTTCTTACTTGAAATGGAAGTAAGAACAAATGGCGAAGTCATTTATGATGCAATTGCTTTAAATGATGTCGTTTTGCATTCAGGTAAGTCGGTCCACATGATTGACTTTGAACTTAACATTGATGGCCAATACGTTTATCGCCAGCATAGTGATGGTTTAATTGTTTCGACTCCAACTGGATCAACGGCCTATGCTTTGTCAGGCGGTGGACCAATTTTACATCCAAGCATGGACGCGATTGCATTAGTTCCAATGCACCCTCATACCTTGTCATCACGACCAATCGTTGTTGGTGGTCAAAGCGAAATTAAGATTGTTATTCGCGAAAATCGAGTGTTACCAATGGTGAGTGCAGATGGACAACATAGTATATCGCTCAATGTTGGAGATAGTTTACACATCCGCAAACATCCATTTAAACTAAGTTTATTGCATCCACCAGGTTATGATTTTTATATGGCCTGCCGTACCAAACTTGGTTGGAACCAAGATTTTGAATCTTTCCAAAGAGATGAATCATGAATATTGAACAAATGCTATCTATTTTAAACCCTGAGATTGTAGAGCGTTTAAAAACAGCAGTAGAAATTGGTAAATGGCCAAATGGCGTTGTTTTAACAAAAGAGCAGCGTGAAACTTGTATGCAAGCTGTAATTGCTTGGGAGTTAAAGAACTTACCAGAAGAGCAGCGTAGTGGTTATATTGACCGCGGTACAAAAGAAGAGGGTGAGGTTTGTGAAGATGATCACCACAAACATGAGCCAGAATTTAAACCAATTCGTTTTGTTTAAAATTTTATAAGACAGAAAACTTATTTTTGGTTATTCCATATGGCCTTGAATACCATGTTTTTCATGAGTTATAGCATATAGGCTTTAATTACTTTTAAAGGATTAAAAGTAAGCAAAAATCCTTTGTATCACTGACGATACTTCCATGTATCGCAGTGATACGGTCGACATCCATGTCGACTTTCACGATAGCATCTGTTAACTACGAATTAAGATTGCTTGAATTACGTGTTTCCCATAACACTTTTGCTTTCTGCATTGCTTCTTCAAAACTAGCAACAACTCCCATGGTATATAGTGCAATTCCGATGGTTTCTGTTACTGCCATTTCACCGTATTCATGGTGCTGTTGACCTAACCATACTGCTTTAAAAGTTGCTAAATCTAATTCTTCTTCAATTGGACTGCGTTCAGGCGTGAGTTTTGGTAACTCGTGTTCATAAAGTTCACCATTTTTAATACCGCAAATGAGTGTTTTTGCATCTGGATTTCGCTCAAACTCACCCCCTTCACCTTTAATGACAGCACTATTTTGATAGCCTAAGCGCAATGCACTATGTTGATGTGAAGTTCGATAAGCTGGATGGAATATTGCTT
This region of Acinetobacter sp. XS-4 genomic DNA includes:
- a CDS encoding NirD/YgiW/YdeI family stress tolerance protein, encoding MKILKAILMTTGLTAAGVSIANTPVNQAAIAPATLTTVKHALTAKDNTPVKVQGQVVKSLGDEKYQFRDKTGSITIDVDDELWQGRPISPNTTVTLIGEVDIDYKPLKRVEIEVDQVQF
- a CDS encoding response regulator, encoding MRILLAEDDRSQAESIQSWLELDGYQVDWVERGDYALTAIEQHDYDCILLDRGLPQLAGEKVLTTIRYKQKNVPVIFITARDSIHDRVEGLDLGANDYLVKPFSLEELSARIRAQLRKQTLSQQSILTWGDLQLDTQAKVVLSAGKSIDLTAKEFQILRKLMVHPEHIITRDQLEEALYAWGEEIESNAIEVFIYQLRKKIGSSCIKTIRGLGYRMGDLK
- a CDS encoding ATP-binding protein; its protein translation is MKSNRSSLQSQLVKTTMWSSVVVGLVALSLLTIFSVYHNMSVQDEIMDEISDTLLVSDLSKHSMKQFDQLSDEFDIQYELLSSGQLLTHSHSYQHELFEQGKLSEGFSYFWFDGQLWRSLAAQQEDSQLEVEVFQPMSTRIEEVLKALAGYSGLMVLFWLLQWVIVSWRTEQQLAALNLLSIRIAQKTASNLEPIQDPDVITEIQPVIDALNQLLARLQRALVAEQRFTADASHELRSPLSAIQMRLQVLQRKYQHVPELHQDFERIQEDVSRSTKVLENLLLLARLEPNEAEQPQLPKTVIDLNYLLARVIETVTLDANAKQMLIETNTLSTETKTFANEELLFIAFRNLFDNAIRYSPTLGSIHVEISQDEQQIKVAIEDTGNGVDDEVLQRLGQRFFRVLGTQQQGSGLGISITRKIIELHNGELHFMHAEQGGLRVEVNLPL
- a CDS encoding hemin uptake protein HemP; amino-acid sequence: MNAPFSLFTRNNETAHALPMLHSNNLFALGREIRIMHAGEEYRLRLTRNNRLILTK
- a CDS encoding thiamine phosphate synthase; translated protein: MPKPIVDVAIAILIHRGKILVGWREEQQHQGGKHEFPGGKVEQGETPEEACRREIYEEVGIGLKDWHQFNYIHHEYDDIIVNLHLFHSYVPDELLNLIHQPWAWYTREQLLYLNFPKANKDIIKRLYWPHFIKISNTLTSVGSSDALLYWRIEDESDQQSIEQLSTLDENQLSNLIINVDIWQQLSPELKKQIKTVHLKQSQLMNLHKGDLTMGVRYIAACHDAVSLKQAEQIGCDAVFISPVKPTTTHPEAVALGWERFADLAQNSHIPVFALGGVHPDDLATAQQHGAYGLAGIRNF
- a CDS encoding tetratricopeptide repeat protein: MLKKGVFYIGAVLMVGCTTLPDHSESKEKTPTPPVKKNTETPSGVKITPYEHPEIQRKNLQVIVPQQKKLQRFNDDGSQLPAFKVLMQKTQQAYKNQQWSEAERYALQAQRLAPQAAETYLFLALTANHKQQYSNAESLARRGLSFAQSQAMKKQLWLTILKAGQQRNNQKTVQEAQQALKAL
- the mrcB gene encoding penicillin-binding protein 1B; translated protein: MKFERGIGFFALIFSILIIGAFIALSIYLIRLDNIIREKFEGQRWDIPAKVFARPLEIYNNAPISQANFTQELKLLGYKTSSNYDKSGSYVAQGSNMYIHTRGFDYGDSVEPEQVLELSFANDQVVEVRSTKPSSTGVARLEPLLIGGIYPQHNEDRVLIKLNNVPKPLIEALISTEDRNFYHHHGISIRGTARALVSNVTGGKRQGGSTLTQQLVKNFYLTPERTLKRKVNEALMALLIELHYSKDEILEAYLNEVNLGQNGSYSINGYGLASQFYFGLPLRELSVAQQAYLVGLVQGPSLYNPWKNPEGAKKRRDTVLNNMRVMGYLTQAEYEDEIARPLNVLSKPSLGPAKFPDFLDIVRRQLRTEYQESDLTNQGLRIFTTLDPITQTQVQNAFKASVDRLANSNPARLKNLQGAVLIAHPENGELVAAVGSTQDFTGFNRALDAKRQVGSLLKPVIYLSAIESGRYNWASQIEDAPISVPVDSGKSWTPKNYSGGGHGVVSLSEALANSYNLSAVRLGQEFGLSTFTNNLRKFGVESTIPAYPSIFLGAVNMSPMEVLGIYENFATGGFKYPTRAIRSVVDANGRLLDRYGLNVQQTIDPSVGYIMNYGLQQVMSSGTGRSAYSSLSPALKLAGKSGTTNDTRDSWFAGYSGNHVAVVWLGLDDNKVTGLTGSSGALPVWTNVMKQLRQTPVNIRQPDTVQWQWIDRATGDLSAQACDGAMYIPMLTHTVPHRATPCGAPYYQVDPTYTPQSDNTTPDSQDDNTDSYIRESESQMQQDLSNNSRVISTGSYNN
- a CDS encoding NAD(+) kinase — protein: MQISHKSFRNVGLIGRPDKSSVVETLCLIHDHLLNLGLNPIFDQETAELVPYDHAQIVSRHLLGEVADLVIVVGGDGSLLHAARALVRYNTPVIGINRGRLGFLTDIKPSEAIFKLDQVLQGHFQLDRRFLLEMEVRTNGEVIYDAIALNDVVLHSGKSVHMIDFELNIDGQYVYRQHSDGLIVSTPTGSTAYALSGGGPILHPSMDAIALVPMHPHTLSSRPIVVGGQSEIKIVIRENRVLPMVSADGQHSISLNVGDSLHIRKHPFKLSLLHPPGYDFYMACRTKLGWNQDFESFQRDES
- a CDS encoding YeaC family protein; its protein translation is MNIEQMLSILNPEIVERLKTAVEIGKWPNGVVLTKEQRETCMQAVIAWELKNLPEEQRSGYIDRGTKEEGEVCEDDHHKHEPEFKPIRFV